The genomic segment GATGATCTGAAAAATTCCCTCTTACCATTTATTCTCTGTTGCCAATGTCACTAGAGAGAAACGTTCAGGTACGGTTGGTTTAAGAGAGGGAAATAAAGATGACTCAATCTCTCTTGCCCACTCTTAGGATAAGGATTCTGAGACCCTATATGATCTCATAACATGTAATATAAacacaatttttttgttttgtttgaaagtGATACTAATGATTCCACTTGACTAAAACTTCAGCCTTTTTCTGAAGACTATAAACCCGTTTTTTCCTATTCCTAGTGCATACAACCCCTCACTCATTTGATACTAAATTATTGAATTCAGATAGAAAAGAGAAATCCAATGTTGAGAGTATAAgctatattaataatatttaccCTGCTACTAATTTGTTTTACTATTTACTAAAGCTAAATATTTGCTTTACCCTGGAAAATCAATTTGCTATggacctaactggtttggctcagtggatagagtgtcagccagaCGGAAGGGtcgggtttaattctggtcaaggacatacctcagctgcaggttggatccctggccctagccggagctcatgcaggaggcaaccaatcaatgtgtctctctcacatggatgtttctccctcactgtTTCTCCccatccactctctaaaaatcaatgggaaaatatccttgggtgaggaaaaggaaaggaaaggaagggagggagggaggaaaaacaaTTTACTATGGAAATTCAACTATTTTGAACTTAAATCTATTTTCTCAAAGATAGAATTATGCATATCAAATTACCATTACAATGTAAGAATTTACATTGTAGGTCATGCCTATTTATATAGATAAGAGCAGTggtcaagaaaattaaaatacatccCTTCCATTCCTAGAATAGTTTGTATAAAGTCTAATAGCAGATTTACCCTCCTGTTttatgtaatattaaaaatagatttgaatTCCCAAATTTTTCAGCATACAATATAGCAGTGGGgtggtggttaaaaaaaaaaaaaggctagaaaataaaattttgcacTTCATAATTTGATTGTAAATATTGCATACCCTAATGCTTAGCAGAACAACTGGCACATAATAATATATTTGTTCACTGAAACAGGTGTTCAGTGACCTGAAAAACCTTATATATTTCCATAGCATACAGCCACTGCCAATGGTTGTTCGGGTTGTGCCTGTACAATGGCCCCTGACTCGGGGGTGAGCTGGGGCTGAAAGCCAGCCAGTTTCTCATGGACAGGGCTTGTGCTCTGGCTCCAGGCTGGGTCAGCCTGCAGAATCTTCCCAGAGGGAAGGGTGCCTTTTCCTAATACTCCAGAGGGTGTGCCCTTTATCTATTTTACACAAAGGTACTCAATGTGTTAACAGTCCCCTGGTTTTGTGATTACATTTGGGATGAGGTAAGATGATATTTGAATGTcagaaggatttttttaaaaaatttggagaTCTGTACATCTTGGGGCAACGaaggttacacacacacacacttgcatgcAGATACACctatgtataaatatatagatatagatatcctaCAGATTATTTACAGAACTTCGCAAAATACAAAGGGAGAAGACTAGAAAAGCATGATTACGTGTATCGTTCTTCTTGCAGTCCAATGAAGCAATGTCCGTGGGACAGATTTCCTGGGCCTTCTCCTGGTGGGCGGCGTGGGTGCTAGTATCTTTACCGTCTTAGGtgactttgtttgtttgttgacaCGGTCTCTTTCTTTTCGGACCTTGGGATTTAGATTTCCTCTCTTCAATACTTCTGGGAAGAGGGATGGTTTTGAGTTTTTCTCAGCTTCCACAACTTTATATTTAAACGATTCAAGGACCTTTGCACATTTTTCATTGCAAATTTCACTTGGTTTTATATAAAgagtttgtatttctttttcagaatgtGCAAGTGTTTCtaaatgttgttttttattattgttattatatccTTTCAGTCTCTGACAATGGTTGTTCCCAGCCTCTGAACTGAGATGAGTTAAAGTGTTCCTCTGCCCGGGAGGAAACGTGAATTTACCTACGTCTTCTTCATCTTCACTTGGCAGTTTGCAATAAGGAATCCTAACATTCGGTGGCAACAATACTTCATGTCTTTCCTGTACCATCAATTTATAGATATTCTGCTCCTTTTTTTCAAGGGACTTCATTTTTAGTGTGCTTTCAAAGCAAGTGTTTGATTGAGTTATTTCTGATTTACCACTCCAACTCTGTGGATTTTGAATCTCTGTATTAAAATCAAAATGTTCTGCTTCAGAAAGCTGCACAAAACCAtgtgttttcctttgtttcttaagCACTATGTCTGTAGGACTTTCTGATGTCTTCTTTGATGGAATTGCTTGGGTATTTTTGTTGGAAGAAGGTTGTACTTTAATTAAAGTCAGTGTTTTCTGTTCTCTAATTATTGCTGGATTTTCTTTAGTATTCTGTAAGGGAAAATACTCTTTTTCATCCTTCCTGGTCAGTTCTGTTTCTACAATTCTATCCTCAGATGCCTTTTGTAAAGTAGCTTTATGAACaacttttggatatttattttgcttttctgaatgctcattcataaatttattttcatctctGAAAGATAAATCTGGCTTTATACATTTTAATGGTGTGAAACTAGACTTAATCAAATTTATACGGTTGCTGATTCCCTTTAATTGCCTTTCAGTGATTAGTCCTGATTTTGAAAGTTTATCTATAAAAAGTACCTGAAGGTATTTCCTTAAATCAGCTTTTAGATTTAATAGTTCATTTTCTGATAAACCTATAAGATGGTTTTGCAGAGATTTATTTACAGGATATTTCATGTTTATTTCAAGCCTTCTGCCAAAACTCCCCTTTGAAATGTCTTGTCCTAACTCATGAAAAGATACTGAAGAACTTTTAGTTCTTAGAGAAGGTATGTTTGAGTGCATAGGTTCAGATTCTGTCTCTTTAAATAAACCGCTTTCCGAAAGATTTTTTAGGAAATAGTTTTgcagaatttcatttaaaaaggatCTCAgccttatttccaaatttttatctataaaatgatgattaaaattatttacaaaagaCATCGTTTCTTTtacaatttctgaatatttctccagagaaacatGTTGCTCTTttggttctgttttctcatttatcaAATACAGATTTTGATAGATTTTGGGTAAATCCTCTTTGGTGATATGTCCTGATTCTGAAAGTCTTTCTACAAGGTAATGCTGGATATGTTTGCTTACCTcagatttcaattttttaatttctgactCTGAGAGTGCATCTAGAAATACACGCAGTTTTGGATTCAAATTAGGTTTTCTGTCTAATTTGTCTGCTTCATCAAAATTCTCTTTGATTTCTTCAAGGTCTTCTTCATTATTTAGAAAAGGATGTTGGATTAGTCTCTCTAAATCTTTTTCTGGTTGTCTTCCCTTTTCAGActgattatgttttaaaaaaacattaaatatgtttttgaaaaagGATTTTAACATTGTTACATCTGGCTCATTAAGTTTACCCATTAACAAGGTACTTAAATTTTCTAAGGTAGAACTTAGATCATTTTCTTCTCTATCAAGCCTCTGACCATTACTTGGCAAATCTGTTTTTTCATCTGGTGTTGACTGATATTTTGTGTCTTGTGGGGAGGTATTTTGGCCTTTGTCTATAAATGTGGCTCTATTCAAAAAAGAAGTGGTTTCTTTGGGGACGATGGGTATATTCTGCTTTGAAAGAAAATCTGTTTTGCTCTTGATTTCTGAATAAACTTCTGTGGAGTCCTTTGGCTTTTCTCCAGCAAAGGCTGTCTGTGTGTGCAGCAAAGAACCCTTCTGGTCTTCACCTAATTCTACCACTTTGATGATCCCAGATTCTAAAAGAGTATCTACAGAAAATGCTTCAATTATCTGGCTTGCAACAGATTTGGCCTCTGGCAATTCTCTCCCATCATCATTTTCTTCATAGTGACCTGGAATATTTGAAGATAAACTCTCCCAAGATATGGGTAATTGATTCTGCCAGTTCATCTGTGTCTCACTCAATTCTTCCGCTCCCATAGCCAACTTGGAGAGGAATGGGGCAGTGAATATCTGCTTGATAATGTAATCATGCGCGATGCTATTGAAATCTGGTTCGGGGCTAGACACTTCACtttctaaatgtttctttttgAAACTACTTTTTTTGATTATTGGAAAAGCTATATCACCGTCCTCCAAGTGGTTTTCAGAGACGAGGTCCCTTTCTATCTCTGGAGAATTTCCTGGCCCATCTTCTGACAATGAAACTCCAGAAATACCTTTAGTTTTTGGATTTACAGGAGACTCTGAATTCAAAATATCTTCTTCTGAAAGCCAGTTATTTAAATCTTGgattttttcaagtattttgtCTTCCAAACTTGGTGGTTTATCATGAACACTCAGAAGTGGAGAACTATGGCTTTTCTCTCTTGCTTCAGTGCCGTTAGGAATTTTtggtttaaaaagtaatttatctATAAGGTCTTCAagattttcacttaaatttggcTTGAGCACCACTGACTGTTTTAAGTTGTCTAGGAGGGAAGTAAAACTTAATGATCTTGAGACGCGACCTGTATGTACACCTACATTCCCAGTCAGTGATGATTCTCCTTCAAAGTGTGGCAAAGATGCAGCTGGCAGTCTTTCCTTCAAGTGATTCTTAATATCTAAACTCTTTATTGTGGTGATGGTAGGCTCACCGTCTAAATTATTCTTACTGCTTAAAGTCTGTATTGTGATGATATCAGGATCCGGGGCTAACTTTTTCTTAGTGTCTACAGTCTTAGCGTCTACAATGCTGCTATCAAGACCACTGGGCCGGCTTGTATCAGGAGGGCTTGGAGGTTTTGAATGTATTGGGTAAGGAGGATCTTGGTCCTCGTGTTCGATAACCTCTGTACTTAAAGTGTTTCTATATTTGGACATATCTTGGTAGCTCCTTTTAGTGGCTGATATTTTGTTGTTTGAAAGCCTTAGAAAAGGATCCAAACTGTCCTTGATGTTGAGAttctgtaaaattttaaaaaaaagtaagacattctgtaacatttattttgaatttataatacattttctAGCTAAGTCTTTGAGCAATCTGTCAGTCTATCTATTCATCCTCCTACCTTCTACAAACAGAAAACtaactttaattattttaaaaatatttgaaattttaatgcaAAATTTTTCAATTTCTAACTCTGATACTATTCTGTGTCAAAGCTTTTTCCTACCTGGAATATTTGTAAATACTTCACAAATAGTAAAGAATTCAACTTCCAGTGTTAGTTGCATTTGCTTAAACAATGGCTAACATCAGGATCCATACAAACATTTATCGttttagtaaattaaaaaaaaaaagtgaagtagtaTATATCCCAGTGAAAATATCAGGAATATTCTTTAAAGGCTGACTTGGGGGCATATATCACCTGCTTTTAAGTCTGAGAATTTCAACCGTGATGAGTTCCATTCAACCCTTAGAACATCACAGTAAAATCTTTTTGATGAATACTTTATATGCGTCAGAAATGGTTAAGAGACAGCAGTACACAAAATTCTGGATTACAGTGAAATTTCAGTGTGACATCCATAGACAGTTTTGTAGCTCTGGAATCAAACTATTTCATTACTGAAATAGCCTTCAAAATGAAGTCTCTTATTCAAAACTTTTGTTCAAACAACTTCTACATTATCtatccaattgaaaaaaaaataaagcatgaaaTAATCAGCCTAGAATTTTAGTTCATGTCACCTTAGTAGTCCAAGCTTCATTTTAATGGatacaatcaacactaataaaagagaaaaatggtaattggcgtacgagctacccttttcattggctaatcagggctatatgcaaattaactgccaactaagattggcagttaactgccaacaagatggcggttaatttgcatatgtaggcacaatgcagggaggcgaaagggaaagcaggaagaagccccctgccactgacagtgatcagaaacccaggggggagctaagagctggggggcagggcaaaggcggccctggggccgcctttgccctgccccccagccatgattggagaatcaggtgccttttccaccctggccagtgatagcaggaagttggggtggagccagcgatgggagctgggcacagtcgaagctggcagtcccaggagctaggggtcccttgcctgggcctaaagcgaagcccacaatcgcagggctgctgcagctgcgggtccccgctgcccgggccggacgcctaggccagaggcgtcaggcctgggcaaggggccgatcctgcgattggagggtgatgggggtcaacgcctgagggctcccagtatgtgagagggggcaggctgggctgagggacactcccccccacacacacccagtgcacgaatttcgtgcaccgggcccctagttcattaTAACTGGTTTTCAAATGCTAGTTGATACCCAGGTGACAGCATAAGAATCCCCTTAggttttttgaaaagtaaaaattcctAGGCTCCATTTCTAGACTGAGGTTCTTAGGTCAGAGGTGGGACCtgggaatatgtatttttaaaagataacccAGTATTTCTAATGAGCATTTTGGTTTTGGGGCCATTGAATTACATAATGTATTAGAAAAGCCTAATATTTGAGTATGATTGGTATTGGGATAGGATAACTCAGCACTCACCTGATATTTTGTTTTGGATTCTGTATGTTCTGGTTTCAAAGGTGGTAACATGTATTGTTTTTGTAAAAAAGCCACCTTATAAAAAGAGAAGGTTTAATTTTGGACTGCTTGTAATGAAAGAATATTTCCCAAGTTTCTCATAATGTTATATTTTTCCAATTATCAAAATAAATCTGTATATATAGgtacacaaatatatattcttaGCTTCATTGATACTGTAATATTTATTCTATTGAATTTATAAAACCAAAATGATGTACAATTTCAAGGAGAAACAAAAGTAGAAAACAGAATTGTCAGAACaaattgtaatttaattttaaaaggttttgaAATTCTTTAGATAACAAATggcatttgaaaatatattgaaattacATTCTCAGTGATTCTCAGGAGACAGAAAatgaaaccttttaaaaaatctttttcataATTCATAGAAGGAAACTGGTAGACACTGTCCATTTGGTTTACAtatcaagaaatattttaaatatattcttaaagataaccattagaaaaataaaaattaatgcctAATAGCACTGAGAAAAATTATAGAGGGAAGATTTGAAATATTATAAATGCTCTAAAGCACTCATCTTTCCAAGTGTAATATCAACACACTTTACCTGAAGTTGGTAAGTTGAAAAATCAAATAGACTTTCAGTAAGTTCAAATTCTAATAAAACTTACTGGAAGAACTATAAAGCAAACTGTTAAAAGTAGTCACCCTAGGGAAATGAGAATGGTAGCATGGTTGTGGGTAGGAAAGGATAACTTTCACTTTGCATTTATACACTTTTGTGCCAAAAGAATTTTTGGGAGGCTGTGCAGGtatagctttaatttttttaaaaaaggcttataaaacttataaatgtaaaaattatatagGGAATTCTTAATAGGGcattaattaaataattgtaCAGGCTCACAATGAGAGACAGTAGAATTTGGTGGTTTGCAACACAGACTCCAGAGCCAGTCTGCCTGTGTTCAAAACTCAAGTTTACCACATGATAGCTACGTGTCCTTAGACAATCAGCCCCTCAATCAATCAGCATAATTTCCCTAcatataaaatatagtaaaaatatgTACCTCATAAAATTGCTGTGAGAATTTAACGAGTTAATATATGAAGACACTAATATAGTAGCTTGCAATAAGAGTATtggctattattattaaaataacattttagccATTTAAAGCAATTAAGTAGAAATAAAGGCTATATAGACAATGTGATATTAAGTGAAAATTAAGATTCAGAACAATATTGCTAGTTTATCATGATAAGCAATCTGGAAAAATGTTGGTGGCATATAGGAAAGTCTTTTTGCAAAAGTGACTCAAGTGGAATAAGAAAATTTTGAATGGacaatattattaaatttttttaaataattaaaatacatcaCTGCATTTTTCAAAATTCACTGAGCTGTATTTCACAAAGAGTAAACATTAATGTATGTaagctaaaattaaaacaataaaagcagGATGTTGGGGGTCAAGAAATAATGCAGACAGTGAATCTAACTATTACAAATGTAAGATATAACCAACCTAAGGGAGTAGGAGAAAAAAAACTGATCTTGGTAACTGGATGCTTTGCCTAGAAATGTAAGGCTAAAGATAAAATGAACTGTACATAAACAATGTATGTGCACCAGTAGGTAAATTTGTTTGTCATGGGTATAGTACAAGTTAGGaattctgaaatttatatatatatatatatatatatatatatatatatatatatatatacacacacacacacacacacacagatatatgtaAGTAAATCGATAGTGAATGGTGAGATCCTTATTTCTCATGATTAGAGACAGAAGTTACATTATAGACAGACAAGAAAGGAAGACTAGAATAAACCAGGGTGTGGGATAATGGGTACTTTCCTACAATTGGGGTGTTAATACAAATTAATAAGTTTGGTTTAAAGGGTAATCTGGCAGCTTTTATGAGAATAAAATGTGTGCGTATACTTTGACCCAACAATTCTACTTCTCATATTTATCCTATAATATACTTATACAGgtgaaaaaaaagataattcttACCATTTAGAAAGTGACTATTATGTTCCAAGCCCTTTAAAATTCTTTGATAAATGATAGCATacttattttgcagatgagaaaactgaaacgcAGATGTAAACTACCCAAAGTTATATGACCATGGAAGTAAAAGAATCTAGATATTTCTACCTGTAAAATCCAAGCTCTTTTACTATTTCATATTAATTTCTCTTACCATCATCAAACACTGCCTTTCACTGGTGGGTAAAGTTAAATTCCTCATTCCTCCCTACCTTTCTTGCATCCTGATATATTTTAGGatatagtccagtgatggcgaacctctgacacgcgaactcatttttttggttgatttttctttgttaaatggcatttaaatatatgaaataaatatcaaaaatatacatctttgttttactatggttgcaaatatcaaaaaatttctatatgtgacacggcaccagagttaagttagggtttttcaaaaacgctgacacgccgagctcaaaaggttctccatcactgataTTGTTAGGGTTTAAATAGAAACTAATTAAGCCATATCTGGAAAGTCTTAATTTATGAAGAGGCTctaaaaatgtgaagaaaatacTGAAAGACTGTCACCTGAATCAGTCAAGAGTTGAAAGAAAGGTTAGTCCTTTCCAACTCAGATTAGCACTTCAGAAGTTTGTCTCAAaatactgcattttttttaaaaaaatatgtttttattgatttcagagaggaagggagagggagggatagaaacatcaatgatgaaaaagaatcattgatcggctgcctccagcgtgccccacactggggatggagcccacaacctgggcatgtgccctgaccaggaatcgaatcatgacctgctggttcataggtcgatgctcaaccactgagccatgctggctaggcaaAATACTGCATTTCTTTAATACACTAccttagttcatttttttaaaaccctcttTTTTCAACTTCTAACaacttcaaaatttattttaccaTAAAATTCTGAGGATTTTTTTGACTTGTCTGTGAAACAATTAGCTTAGACTTTTTGGAATTTGTTCAAGAATTCTGTTATGTCTTCTTCAGAAGCCTGTTGCCATAGGTGATGGATTCTTTCAACCTTCTAAATCTACTGATTGTACATAACCTATGTTGTATGGATTACCCACTGAATTTATCTTGTTCAATTTACTTTAGTTTCATTTGCCATATACTGGTCTGGCTACCacctttaagaaatacatttaaggtaagtttttcttttattttttgaaaattcagCTCTTTATTTGGAAATACTTGTTGATTTATGTGCAGGTGTAAGACATAACACAGAGAGCCCATGTACCCTTTATCCAGTTTCCCTCAATGGTAACATCCTGTGAAAATAGTAGAATATCACAACCAGGGGACTGACATTATAAGGTCAAGTTGAAGCACATTTCCACAAGGACCCCCAATGTCCTTTTATAGATAGTAACACCCACTTCTTTTCTGCCTCCACCACCTACTTAGTGCCTGGCAACCACTgtcctgttatttatttttattatttcaagaatGACATGTAAATAGAGTCATACAATGTATATCATTTTGGGATCAGGtttttttcactcagcacaattcTCTGGACATTTGTCCAGGTTGTTGTATGTAACAATACTTTGTTCCTTGTTATTGCTGAGTtctattccatggtatggatataTCACAGTAATAGCCATTCATCAATtgaaggacatctgggttgtttccactttgggtctattatgaataaggctgctatgaatatttatatTCAGGTTGTTTTTGTAAACATAAGACTTAATTTCTGTGGGATAAATGCCGAAGAGTGTAATTGTTGGGTTACATAGCAGTTGCATATATAGTTTTTTGAGAAATTGCCAAACAGTGTTCAGGAGTggctatacatttttaaattcccaTCAATTTCTccatatttggttttatttttatttcaggtaTGAGACTTAGGTCAAAATATGGTTTTGTTTATGAATGGCCAATTGTTTCCACATCACTTGTTGAAAAGCTTAGCCTTACTCCATTGAATTACCTTTATATCTCTGTCAAAATCACCTTGGCATGTTTTTGTGGGTATGTTTCTAAGATGTCTATTCTGTCCCTTTGATCTTTGTGTGTCTCTCTTTCCTCTAATACCACACTTCTTGATTCTTGATTACTGTATCTATATCGTAGACCTTGAAATCAAGTAAAGTGATTCCTcccactttcttctttttaaagattatgtTAGTTATTCTAGGGCCTGTGCCTTATACTAGATTTTGGAATGATCTTGTCCATATTTACAAAAACCTGGAATTTagataaaaatcacaataaaCCTATAGGTTCTCTAGGGACAAACTGATATCATTACTAAGTTgagttttccaatccatgaacatggtatgccTCTCCATTTACTTAGGTCTTTGATTTCTTCCATCAGCATTTTGTAATTCTTATCCTGTACATGTCTTGACAGGTTTATAagtatttaatttctttgaaGTTATTGTAACTGctattctgttttaaattttgtttccacATGTTGTTAGCATATGGAAAGATTATTGATTTTTGCTATTTGATCCTTCAACCTTACTGAActcacttattattatttttgtagacTTCTTGGTATTTCCCACATAGAAAACCATTTAATCTGAAAATAGAGTtgtgtttcttcctttccaatctctgtggcttttatttttctattacaatTTCTAAACTTCCCGTACTAtatccttgttttgttcctggTATTGAAAGGTATTAACTATAATGTACCTAAgctggaggtttttttttttatgtttcttattctttttttaaaaaaaaaattaaatctttattgttcaggttattacatttgttcctcttttttccccccaaaactaccctccttccagttcccaccccaccctccaccctaattccccacccactgtcctcatccataggtgcacgatttttgtctagtctcttcccgaatctcccacaccccttccccccccccaagaatagtcagtccattccctttctatgtccctgattctattatgatcaccagattatttattcacttgattcttagattcacttgttgatagatgcatgtttgttgttcataatttgtatctttacctttttcttcttcttcctcttcttaaaggatacctttcagcagttcatataatactggtttggtggtgatgaactcctttagcttttccttatctgtgaagctctttatctgaccttcaattctgaatgacagctttgctggttaaagtaatcttggttgtaggttcttggtattcatcactttgaatatttcttgccactcccttctggcctgcaaagtttctgttgagaaatcagctgacagtcgtatgggtattcccttgtaggtaactgagtttctttgaactctttctgcttttaagattctctctttgtcttttgctcttggcattttaatgatgatgtgtcttggtgtggtcctctttggattccttttgtttggggttctctgcgcttccaggaattgtaagtccatttctttcaccaggtaggggaagttttctgtcattatttcttcaaataggttttcaatacctttctctctctcatcttctgacacccctataattctgatgttggtacgcttgaagctgtcccagaggctccttacactatcttcgtattttcggatttatgtttcattttgcttttccggttgggtgttttttgcttcttcgcatttcaaatctttgacttgattcttgcgctcctctggtctgctgttgggagtctgtataatattctttatttcagtcagtgtatgcttaatttctagttggttctttatcacaacatcgagggtctcattagatttcttgaggatctcactatatatatatttttttattgcttaaagtattacaaagggtattacatatgtgtccatttttcccccccgccctagacagtcccctagcctcccctaccccccggtgtcttatgtccattggttatgcttatatgcatgcatacaagtcctttggttgatctcttacccccctacctcctgcaccccaaccctccaAGGCCTTCCCGCtgagtttgacaatctgtttgaggcagctctgcctctgtatctattattgttcaaaagtttataatggtctctattatccatgaatgagtgagatcatgtggtatttttccttcattgactggcttatttcacttagcataatgctctccagttccatccatgccgttgcaaatggtaagagttccttcctttttacagcagcatagtattcc from the Myotis daubentonii chromosome 7, mMyoDau2.1, whole genome shotgun sequence genome contains:
- the C2CD6 gene encoding cation channel sperm-associated targeting subunit tau gives rise to the protein MGVSVSMCVSVCMSVSMCVCVCASVSMCVSMRRKTFTGSESKETKVTPKPENLVPFGDVVGCLAIHVKNCSHFIPKTDVQHENSFFIRISINNIVKCTKLCSLLPQNIPFIINERKTVIKFDEVKYFSVQVPRRQNDARNNIYLDLMQFDNKEKHILLGRVQVHLYEVIQKGCFTEEFQMLNENTFVCRMEVDFMFSYGNFGYGFSHQLKPLQKIVEPPMFMNIPPPPERTDPVTNIIIPQSIEYPAFLSPDLKVTVGMPPPEAQPNQPPAVRLEKLQQQPRERLEKMKKEYRDLPTWREKASYLEGILNPKLGPNKLKESNTYEVPESQFEKKPEDTVTSDISHINKEVETIPTEDGDNSKAFGPKRDEPAKQRAAQLFTIPNLTITEGNKMIPLEEHQYEPVTDRKLHTKPLQPEGKLLDKYPSILKRESSTSQSSYCSFSMLDEYVKLPGFMNELMQDKNCGWLNTNKKGKTVAFLQKQYMLPPLKPEHTESKTKYQNLNIKDSLDPFLRLSNNKISATKRSYQDMSKYRNTLSTEVIEHEDQDPPYPIHSKPPSPPDTSRPSGLDSSIVDAKTVDTKKKLAPDPDIITIQTLSSKNNLDGEPTITTIKSLDIKNHLKERLPAASLPHFEGESSLTGNVGVHTGRVSRSLSFTSLLDNLKQSVVLKPNLSENLEDLIDKLLFKPKIPNGTEAREKSHSSPLLSVHDKPPSLEDKILEKIQDLNNWLSEEDILNSESPVNPKTKGISGVSLSEDGPGNSPEIERDLVSENHLEDGDIAFPIIKKSSFKKKHLESEVSSPEPDFNSIAHDYIIKQIFTAPFLSKLAMGAEELSETQMNWQNQLPISWESLSSNIPGHYEENDDGRELPEAKSVASQIIEAFSVDTLLESGIIKVVELGEDQKGSLLHTQTAFAGEKPKDSTEVYSEIKSKTDFLSKQNIPIVPKETTSFLNRATFIDKGQNTSPQDTKYQSTPDEKTDLPSNGQRLDREENDLSSTLENLSTLLMGKLNEPDVTMLKSFFKNIFNVFLKHNQSEKGRQPEKDLERLIQHPFLNNEEDLEEIKENFDEADKLDRKPNLNPKLRVFLDALSESEIKKLKSEVSKHIQHYLVERLSESGHITKEDLPKIYQNLYLINEKTEPKEQHVSLEKYSEIVKETMSFVNNFNHHFIDKNLEIRLRSFLNEILQNYFLKNLSESGLFKETESEPMHSNIPSLRTKSSSVSFHELGQDISKGSFGRRLEINMKYPVNKSLQNHLIGLSENELLNLKADLRKYLQVLFIDKLSKSGLITERQLKGISNRINLIKSSFTPLKCIKPDLSFRDENKFMNEHSEKQNKYPKVVHKATLQKASEDRIVETELTRKDEKEYFPLQNTKENPAIIREQKTLTLIKVQPSSNKNTQAIPSKKTSESPTDIVLKKQRKTHGFVQLSEAEHFDFNTEIQNPQSWSGKSEITQSNTCFESTLKMKSLEKKEQNIYKLMVQERHEVLLPPNVRIPYCKLPSEDEEDVGKFTFPPGQRNTLTHLSSEAGNNHCQRLKGYNNNNKKQHLETLAHSEKEIQTLYIKPSEICNEKCAKVLESFKYKVVEAEKNSKPSLFPEVLKRGNLNPKVRKERDRVNKQTKSPKTVKILAPTPPTRRRPRKSVPRTLLHWTARRTIHDCSDRFEEDLPMTSFQHLEKVKSRARLLEKNPDESHDRLKHTRPCTAPGVNKRRESYTGKFTSSRMVSARLVHLNDTVPDYEIHKTQPKIFKRKC